The Gossypium arboreum isolate Shixiya-1 chromosome 4, ASM2569848v2, whole genome shotgun sequence DNA segment tctttaaacaccaccacaaactgatccaaatagggctggaacactcggttcatcaaatctataaaagcTACGggtgcattcgtcaatccaaacagtatcactaggaactcgtaatgatcGTATTgagtcctaaatgctgtcttGTAGACATCAGTCTCCTTGACCCTTAGCTTGTGGTACCCCGATCAGAATTCAATCTTAGAAAACTGATGCTCCTTGCAgttggtcgaatagatcatcaatccttggcagagggtacttgttctagagctcaatcccaaactccacctCATGTTCTAGAGGTAACCTCGGTAACTTTTCTGGAAATATGTTCGAAAAATCCTTAACAGTTCTGATATCCTTTACCGAAGAGTCCCCAGGATCTGAAACATCGATGTAGGCCAAGAACGCCTTACAACCCTTGCAAACCAATTTCTCAACCCTAAATACTGAAATTACATTACTCAAATAGTTCCGTCGTTTCCTAATTACCACTATCTTGTCATCTGCCTCAGTTCTCAGTACAACCTGTTTAGTGGCACAATCCAAGCTTACCTAATGTttaactaaccaatccatgcccagtatTAGGTCAACTTatccgaaaggtagctccataAGATCAACCAAAAAGATAACTGCTTGCATCTCCAAAGGAACATCTCTAAACATCTTATTAATATGAATGAATTGCCCCAGCGGGCTTAGAACAGTAATCTCACTCATAGTGCTTTTAGCCATAAAACCCAATATCTTAGACACAGAGTATGCTATGTATAAATGAGTAGACCCTAGATCAATCAATACAATATAAGGTAtattatggataaagaacgtacccgtaaTAATATCTGGAGCATTCTTGTCCTCTCGGCGAGGTGCAACATAAATCGGCACCAACTGCCTTGCCAcagtatgaccagcacctttGCCCGGTGCTCCACGACCATGACCTATACCATTTCTACCCCTAGCTTGACCACGGTCTCTCGGTGGCTGCTGACTAACCCGCTGAACATTACCAaaaccagtagcttgcatctacTCGGGCCTCCAAGGACAATCCTTGGCGCGGTGCTTCAATGATCCGCATCTAATATATGCGGCCATCATTTTCCAACATTCGCCCTAATGGCATTTTCCACAATTAGCACAAAACTGCGGTCCAGTAGTAGCAGCAATAGGAACCCTGACTCTAATTGGCCCATCAGCTCTGGGCTTTTTCTTAAGCCTCTGAAAAGAATTTGAGGGCTTAGTGTCCCTCTTACCTCTGCCTTTTTTTCTGTTCTGACGCTCAGCATGCATCACCTCCTTGGCGATTTTTTTCTTGTCCACTAGTGCTGTGAAATCCCACTCTCTCTGAGGAGCTATTAGAGCCCTTAGACAATCCCTGaggccatactcaaaatgaacaCACCGCTCATATTCTGTTGCATCCATCCCACGTGCATAGTAGCTCAGTCgcaaaaattcagcctcatattcagccactgtcCTTTCTCCTTGAGTTAAATTCAGGAATTCCCtcctacgggcatccacatagctGACACCCATATACTTAGCCTGGAAAGTAGTCTTTAAAAACTCCCAAGTCAACTGATCGGCTTAAGTGCCCTCTTTGacagtaagccaccactggtatgcctTGTCTCTCAGCAGTGATACTGCACCTTTTAGCTTCTGATCAGAGGTGCAGCCAaagtcatccatgatcctttctgtcgcctcaatccaatattctgccacattaggggcaactccagcaatacccctaaaTATCTCCGtcccattagacctgagtcgttcTGTAACCGACCCATGGCCTACATTACCAGTACCAGTACCAGGCccaacgaccctttccaaaatcctcgacattgcttgggacagtgcgtcatccccagctACTCGATTTGGAGACCCTGTCTCAGCCATAGGT contains these protein-coding regions:
- the LOC108459002 gene encoding uncharacterized protein LOC108459002 — its product is MGVSYVDARRREFLNLTQGERTVAEYEAEFLRLSYYARGMDATEYERCVHFEYGLRDCLRALIAPQREWDFTALVDKKKIAKEVMHAERQNRKKGRGKRDTKPSNSFQRLKKKPRADGPIRVRVPIAATTGPQFCANCGKCH